In Arachis hypogaea cultivar Tifrunner chromosome 17, arahy.Tifrunner.gnm2.J5K5, whole genome shotgun sequence, a single window of DNA contains:
- the LOC112762595 gene encoding protein disulfide-isomerase → MSFRVPICFLFLSLLLAAPQISADESASEAKEKEFVLTLDHSNFSDTIKKHDFIVVEFYAPWCGHCKKLAPEYEKAASILSSLDPPVVLAKVDANEEKNKEIANEYDVKGYPTVKILRSGGKHIQEYKGPREADGIVEYLKKQSGPASTEIKSADDAAAFIGENKVVVVGIFPKFSGEEYENFIALAEKLRSDYDFGHTLEAKHLPRGESSVTGPVVRLFKPFDELYVDFKDFKVEALEKFIEDSSIPVVTVFNNDPSNHPFVVKFFNTLNAKAMLFINVTSDGAEALKSKYREAAEQYRSQGVSFLVGDVEASQGAFQYFGLKEEDVPLIIIQHNDGKKFFKPNVEPDQLTTWLKEYKEGKVAPYLKSEPIPETNNEPVKVVVANNFDDVVFKSGKNVLLEFYAPWCGHCKKLAPILDEVAVSYQNDADVTIAKLDATSNDIPSESFDVQGYPTVYFKSASGKISPYEGDRTKEDIIQFIEKNRDKPGQEQEQAKDESVKQEQGKDEL, encoded by the exons ATGTCGTTTAGGGTTCCGATCTGCTTCCTCTTTCTTTCACTCCTACTCGCGGCTCCTCAGATCTCCGCCGATGAATCAGCATCGGAGGCCAAAGAGAAGGAGTTTGTGCTGACGTTGGATCATTCTAACTTCTCCGATACCATCAAGAAGCACGACTTCATCGTCGTCGAGTTCTACGCACCTTG GTGTGGCCACTGTAAGAAGCTTGCTCCGGAG TATGAGAAAGCTGCTTCCATATTGAGCAGTCTAGATCCTCCCGTTGTTTTGGCTAAAGTTGATGCCAATGAGGAGAAGAATAAAGAGATCGCAAACGAATATGATGTTAAGGGTTACCCAACAGTCAAGATTCTTAGAAGTGGGGGAAAGCACATTCAAGAATACAAGGGTCCCCGTGAAGCAGATGGCATTGTCGAGTATTTGAAGAAACAGAGTGGCCCTGCATCTACTGAAATTAAATCTGCCGACGATGCTGCCGCTTTCATTGGCGAAAATAAAGTTGTTGTT GTTGGGATTTTCCCTAAATTTTCTGGGGAGGAGTATGAGAACTTTATCGCATTAGCAGAGAAGCTACGTTCTGATTATGACTTTGGTCACACCCTCGAGGCCAAACACCTTCCACGGGGAGAATCATCAGTTACCGGGCCTGTTGTTAGGTTATTCAAGCCATTTGATGAGCTTTATGTTGATTTCAAG GATTTCAAAGTGGAAGCTCTAGAGAAATTTATTGAAGATTCTAGCATCCCTGTTGTGACTGTCTTCAACAATGACCCAAGCAACCATCCTTTTGTTGTCAAATTCTTTAACACTCTTAATGCTAAG GCAATGCTGTTCATCAACGTCACCAGTGATGGTGCTGAAGCTTTGAAATCGAAATACCGTGAAGCTGCTGAGCAATATAGATCACAGGGTGTGAGCTTTCTGGTGGGAGATGTTGAAGCTAGTCAAGGAGCCTTCCAG TACTTTGGACTTAAGGAAGAGGATGTTCCTTTGATCATCATACAACATAACGATGGAAAGAAATTTTTCAAACCTAATGTGGAGCCAGATCAACTTACAACCTGGTTGAAGGAATACAAG GAAGGGAAAGTTGCACCATATTTGAAGTCTGAGCCTATTCCTGAAACTAATAATGAACCTGTCAAAGTGGTAGTTGCTAACAATTTTGACGACGTCGTTTTCAAATCAGGGAAGAATG TTTTGCTCGAGTTCTATGCCCCGTGGTGTGGTCATTGCAAAAAGTTGGCTCCAATATTGGATGAAGTTGCCGTCTCATATCAAAATGATGCTGATGTTACCATTGCCAAACTG GATGCAACTTCCAACgatatcccaagtgaatcctttgATGTCCAAGGTTATCCAACAGTGTACTTCAAGTCTGCAAGTGGGAAGATATCACCATATGAAGGTGACAGGACTAAGGAAGACATCATCCAATTCATTGAAAAGAACAGAGATAAACCTGgccaagaacaagaacaagcaaaaGATGAATCtgtcaagcaagaacaaggaaaagaTGAGCTTTGA